Below is a window of Impatiens glandulifera chromosome 2, dImpGla2.1, whole genome shotgun sequence DNA.
CAGATTCAAGCAAATTAATACAAGGATCTCTTCCCTTAGTAACATTGACAAAAAAACAGTTCCTTGGTAGATATGCCATTTCATCTGATGAATTTGTGCCTGAAATGGTTAGTTAACTTGATACATATTATATAGGTGTATATGTACttcaaaaattatgaaatgGAATAATATTACCAAATGCTTTCTTATATTCATTTTGGCAAAATTGGACTTTGCAGGTCGGAGCAAAATCACGAAATATTGCATATCTTAAAGGAAAAGTGCCATCATGGGTAGGGATTCCTACATCAGTTGCCCTACCCTTTGGAGTTTTTGAGGAAGTGCTTtcagataatattaataaggtttcTTCCTCTCAGAGTTCTTATAATTCCATGACCCCAGTTCATACTCTTGCAATACTTCTCCTCTGTTGTAATTTTCTCAAAACTTGCGGAAACCAAATTCAGTCACATGTGTAAACTTTAGTCATCGCAATAGCTGCATTTCTTGAATGGTAGTGAGCTGATCTAGTATTTAGATGGGAACACtcaggccttgtttgatgaagggtggTCCATATCAATTCCCTACATcaattaaatactaaaaatacGAAATACAAATTAGGAGGATATGattaaaatagaatacattTGCAGGTAGTAGCAGAAAAGCTGCAAGCCCTGAAAAAGAAGTTACATGAGGGGGATGTGAATGTATTGGGGGATATACGTAAGAGTGTATTAGAGCTTGGTGCCCCAGATGAGCTGGTATGTTTTGGCGCGCATTTTACCCTTTTGTTTCTGTTTCTGCAAAtgataaagaaaaagaagatgtGGGAAAACTATTTCAGGTGAAAGAACTGAAATTGAAGATGCAAAGTGCTGGAATGCCTTGGCCTGGTGATGAAAGTCAAGAAAGATGGGAACAAGCATGGACAGCTATAAAGAATTAATGATGTAGCATGATTGATGACATtgaaattacttaaaaaaaaaaaaaacacaatattcTCTCTCTGATTGTAATGTGTTGTGTTGTGGTGTTggttccttccttccttccttccttccttccacTCTAGGTTTGGGGTTCAAAGTGGAATGAGAGAGCATTTTTCAGTACAAGAAAGGTGAAACTAGAACACGAGTATCTTAGCATGGCTGTCCTGGTTCAAGAAATAATAAATGCTGATTATGCATTTGTCATCCACACCACAAATCCATCTTCTGGTGACTCATCAGAGATATATGCagaggttatatatatatatatatatatatcttcacAATCTCTGTTTGTTGGTTGATTGTATTAAATCCGTTATATGACACACgtacacacacacacacactgACATACAGGTGGTAAAAGGCCTAGGAGAAACTCTAGTGGGTGCTTATCCTGGGCGTGCTTTAAGTTTTCTGTCTGCAAGAAAAACAATCTAAGCTGCTCTCCACAGGTAAAGTGCTGAAAACTGATTTGGATGCTTTCATTCTCTGTGGTTTGGTAAATATTAAAACATGAATGATTTGGGCAGGTGTTAGGGTACCCAAGTAAACCTATTGGACTTTTCATTAGAAAATCCATCATCTTCCGGTCGGTCGGATTCGAATGGTGAAGATCTAGAAGGTTATGCTGGTGCAGGACTATATGACAGGTTGGTTTGGTTTGGtgtgttataataataaataaataaataaataaaagctaaGGATTTGAAATGTAGTGTGCCGAATGGATGAGGAAGAAAAGGTAGTGGTTGATTATTCTGTCAGACCCTCTTTCATAATAGATGGGAAATTCCGTGAGGAGCATTGCTAAAGCTGGGAATGCAGCAATAGAACAAGTCTACGGTGGTTCTCCACAGGACATTGAAGGTGTAGTCAGAGATGGAAACATCTATGTTGTCCAGACAAGACCcaaatgtaaattaaatatttatttatctatgttATGTGTTTAACTTTGTCAGACGACAAATTCTGCTAAGCCCGATTAAATGATTAAACGACAAATTCTGCTAAGCCcgattaaatgattaagtgtgtttgtgagtTTCattgttgtcatattttttaatattttgatggttcactgtaatattattattattattattattattgttcatGACATATTAAAgctgtaaattaattaatttgaaacgCAAAAagtaatgaatgaatgaattaattagataaaaagatTGATATAATTTGGCTGCCAACTAATACTAGTTAGGCTTTTGTGTTTATTGTACACGGTTTATATTAAATAGGTTTAGGTAGGTAGGAGTTAGCTGTTTATGGATGTACCTAAGtaactgatatatatatatatatatatatatattaatatatataaagagggACAAGATAATACCTAATAATAATCTAACCTCAGCTTAAAAATAACAAGattattattaactaaaacCCTGCTTTGTACATTGATAATTAAGAAGAGTATATCTTGTAAAAACAGTAACTTTCCAGCTATAACTCTATTAATTCGAGACCATGGGAAGAAACGCCCAcaatagattattattattattattattattatcttattcaGACTCCTCCAAGTCCAAGGAGTAGGAGTAGTATTAACTCCCCCAAACTTGAAGTTGatttggtatttaaataaatcttctTCTTGGATCaattaactaactaactaacggttaaaataaagaaaagaagcATATGAGAATGAGTCTGGCACGTTTTGTTTTGTCTTGTTTGCCCCGGTGGTAGGAATTAAGGAGGGAGGGAGGGAACCGTTGGAAAAGAGGGCGggctgtctgtctgtctgttgTCTGGAAGTAAGTTAAAAGAAGAAATTGATTGGTGGTTCAAACTACTTTCTCTCTATTTCTCCTCTCCATTAACATTCAGTCACAAACTTGTGTGTGAGGGTGGGGGATTAATAACAACAACTACTACTATTACTACTACTCGTGATCTTTTTCTTCtcttgataattattattattattatgatcaGATTCTGTTTTATAGCTGCAGTGCAACTATGCGAGCTGATTCTCACCTCTCTTGTTCATTTGTTATACGCCTTTTACATATTCAGCTCCGCCGTGGCGGGTGATCTTTCCCTTTCCTTGAAtcatttatttaacccaaatctaatcaacaacaacaacaaccaccACCAGAACCAACAACAAGACCACCCAgaaccaacaacaacaacccaATCCTCCTCAAATGAACAAGTGCCGCCTATTGTCTTGGTTCATGGAATCTTTGGCTTTGGCAAAGGGGTATGTATGTATGTGTGtttgttaattcaattatatattcattcattcattcatttcttcttctggttaatttattgtcttttttttttttttccagagAATGGGAGGTTTATCTTATTTTGCTGGGGCGGAGAAGAAGGTTGACAAAGTCTTTGTGCCCGATTTGGGTTCATTGACAAGTATCCATGATAGGTACTACTAGTAGACTGAATTTGCTTTTGGATTTTACTTGACAAAAGTTTTCAATGTtgcttttttattattaattaaaagggCTCGGGAACTGTTCTACTACCTGAAAGGGGGAGAGGTTGATTACGGAGAACAACACAGCAAAGCTTGCGGCCATTCACAGTTTGGAAGACTCTATAAACAAGGACACTACCCTCAATGGGACCAAGACCATCCTCTTCATTTCGTCGCCCATTCCGCCGGGGCTCAAGTTGTTAGACTTTTACAACAGATGCTTGCTGATAAGGTAACGTACGTACTAGTAGTAacattcatcatcatcttcttcttcttattaaaataattcaatcaatcaattaggTCTTCATGGGTTATGATAATACATCAGAGACTTGGGTCTTGAGTATAACCTCCTTGTCTGGGGCTTTTAATGGGACTACAAGAACTTATCTCGATGGAATAAGGTAAGTAATTAAAGTAAGAGAGAGATCTTAATTCTTCTAATATAACATAAAAGAAATGAATAGATGTTTTTAATAAGGAAAGGCCCGAAGATGGAAGGTCTTTGAAACCCGTATGCTTGCTTCAACTGTGCCGGTTGGGAGTGATAGTGTACGATTGGCTAGACATCCCCTGGCTAAAACGGTATTACAATTTCGGATTCGATCACTTCAACATGTCCAGGAAGAAAGTCGGGGGGGTGGAGGGGATAAAGGGCCTCCTCCTTGGGAATTCTGGTACTAGTACTCCATTTGCTTCGGGCGATTGGATTCTTCCCGACCTCACCATTCAGGGTTCTATTCGCATCAACGCTCATCTCTCTACCTTCCCCAACACCTACTATTTCAGTTACGCAACCAAGCGCACTATGAAACTAATGAACACTACTATTACGATTCCTTCCACCATATTCGGGATCCATCCATTGCTCTTCATTAGACTATTGCAGATGACCCAATGGAGACATCCTTCAGATGCCACACCACCTTATAAAGCCTACAAGTCAGTCAGttctttccttcttcttcttcttctttctcaatcaatcaatcaaataaatatacatcATATCTCCATCCGTCCTTAATgcctgctgctgctgcttcttcttcttcagggACCAGGATTGGTGGGACAATGACGGGGCACTCAATACTATGTCCATGACTCACCCTCGCTTACCCCATGAGCACCCCAGCCAACAACTGTTTAACGATTCTGACTGCCACCCTTTGCAGCCAGGCATATGGTTTCTTAACCCCCCTAAACTCTTAACCCTAAacctatctatctatctatctatctatcttgtacacacttatatatttatcctttgcctttgttcttcttcatgCCAGGTACTACAAGTTTGTTGAAGGAGACCACATTCTCTTTGTAATGAACAGGGAGAGGGCAGGACTTCAATTTGATCTCATTTACGATACCATCTTCCGCCGATGTAGAAAGTATGTTTTCAGGAAGATGATTCCTCCTTCACcaaatcaacaacaacaacaacttcaTCAATCATAATAACACCACACTCTtactcttttcttttcttttcttatagAAGATATACACACGCACAAACAAACACATGACTTATCATCACTCTTATTGCTAGATAGAATTCACACAATTGCTTTGTTGTAAACTCTCATGTACCGAATATCATTTACTTATAATAAATGCTACTCAAAAATGTCTTCCCCAGGGGGGGGGGGGGAGTTTGAGCAATTTCTATGTGTGACTTTCATACAAGCCTCACTTCATACTCCCCAGCCATCGTTATGTATCGCACCTATGGAAGAGCTTGGTAGCCACTCTTCTCAATCATCTTCAGATAAAAAactaaacattaataaattagGTCGGTAGAGACCTATCTATTCTAGTGAGCAAGCAGTGATTTCACAGTGTCAATACCTGAATCCGCCCGCCCGAGGAAGAAGCTTCTTTGACATTAAGGCAAACTTGCAGCTCTTTGAAATAAATGACAAACCAATCGTCACTACCACAGAGGTAACGGAGGTCACTTTGCCCCCCGGGGCCAAACCTGCTTTTTAACGAAATGACTTATTTGATATAAGTGTCAGCGCACAAAATAAAATGCGCTGGTgacacttttatttatttttgaacgaAAATGCCTCCGTTGCAAGATGCAACCTCCGATTGCGAGACACAACTGGgtgcattgtgaaaagtccacgaTGTCATtgctatataattaaaaaatctttttcttcccattttcttttcttttctttcttctctgtTCTCTCTCTTCACGGTCTTCTTCCTTCTCATCAtctttctctctaaaaagaAGACGGACCCCCGACGTCGGAATCCCAGCGAAGGACGTCGGAATTCCAGCGAAGACAGACAATCATATGTCCCCTACTGGTATGTTTCCTTTGTCCTTCACttgttgtttatttatttctttgaaCGCATTGTTTGTTAGGTTTATGGATTGATTGGTATAAATGTTTCCGTTGCGGCAGATTCCGGGTGCGACTCGCGAAtgcggttgcgtctcgcgaccAAAAGACCATTTGTAGTTAATAATTGCATTTCAATGGtacggttgcgtctcgcgattgataatattattgttttcaatTACAGCTGAAGTATTTACTGAAGTATTTGTCGAATTAGTTGATATCATCTATCAGAAGATTAACGTGCAAAAGtctacatatgatttagtgattgAAGTCATGTATGATGTTCCGCCAAAACTTCCCCCTGTTGttattgatgaagatgatgatttgGGCACCTATATATCACGGTTGATTTCGGGTCGCACTTCgtcaccattgtgtgtctctgtagtagagaagtACCCAAGTCAAGATAGTGTACTACCACTACTTACTTAAAAAACTATACCTGGAGTTGTTCCTCAACAGATTGTATTTGAAAGTGAAAAtaaaggaggaggaggagaaggagaagatgaatgGGCTTatcattaactaattaattatgaacGGGTTAGTGACTTGCAAACTACTATTAGTGTCGCACCAGAAATTGCACGCACATCGCACCGATCATCAATACCTAAACCATATAGTGCAAGAGCATCAATGGGGTACATCATCTAGTGCAAaagcatcaatgggtacaccatttagtgcaagagcatcaatgggtacaccatcgaaaGACCCGACAGACctatcaccgacagacccctcatttgcgatgacattaactagtgaaaccgtattagAAGTCGGtgcgttgtttgataataaaaacGAACTTCAACCGAgactatataaatatgcgatgaataattattttgaattcaaagtggtgaAATCatgaaaacatctttggtatgtgaaatgtttggatgagacatgcaagtggagattatttgttatgaaaggTAATTtgtctgagatgtttgagatttagAAATTGaaccaacaacactcatgctcagttttgtcaAGGCAGAGAAAAAATGCAAACACTAGCATGagttattgggcagtgcatgaagaataagtacatggaccatcaccataaccacttgcctaagaaaataattgaaaatatacaGTGAACTTATGAGATATTTTTGACTAATAATAAGGCTTGGAAGGCAAGGGAAAGGGCTTTAATGACGGTGCGAAGAAcagtagaggattcctatgggaAATTGTCATCATAcatttacatgttggagaataATAATCCTGATATCATAACAGACATCTAGACAGACGAGCTCGACCatttcaagtatatgttcatgtccataggtctctcaattaggggtttcaaagccttttTTCGTCCTGTATTATGCGTTGATGTCAGTTTTCTTAAGAACAAAGTgagaggtcaactattggtggctattgcattggacgcgaatgagcaactatattctatcgcattcggcgttgttgatttagagaataataactcctggacttattttatgtaaaaactGAGAGAAACAATTAAATTAGTTGATGATTTCGTCTTCGTATcggatagacacccaagcatcgccaatgccttgtgtgctgtttttccataagcagaccacggtgcgtgcacctATCATATAAAGATTAATGTCATATgaagtttgatttggcttctcgtgcgtacactatcCACCACTTTAATCagttttttgacaagatcagggtTAAAGATCAAATCTTGTCAAAAAAACGACGTCTTCTCCTTTATCAAATCTTGTAAGTGTGATTTCATTGTTTTTCAAGAAACTCTATTAAACGATTTAAAAGATGATATGTGGTATTCTGATCTTCTCAAAACAGAGGATATTCGATAGGGATCATATTCTCTAtccataaaattcaaatttatcttCAACGGCAATATTTGGATTTTCTTGAATTCATAATAGGCCCTTGTCGTGGTGCATTTACGACGATTTCAATCTAGTCAGATCGCCAAACGAGAGGAAGAATGTGTTACGACTTGAACTGTAACTAGTGTTTAtggttcttgatttcaaaaatcAAGTTTTTGATCTCTAGGGCCGggtgaaaatatataat
It encodes the following:
- the LOC124926457 gene encoding lipase-like, which translates into the protein MIRFCFIAAVQLCELILTSLVHLLYAFYIFSSAVAGDLSLSLNHLFNPNLINNNNNHHQNQQQDHPEPTTTTQSSSNEQVPPIVLVHGIFGFGKGRMGGLSYFAGAEKKVDKVFVPDLGSLTSIHDRARELFYYLKGGEVDYGEQHSKACGHSQFGRLYKQGHYPQWDQDHPLHFVAHSAGAQVVRLLQQMLADKVFMGYDNTSETWVLSITSLSGAFNGTTRTYLDGIRPEDGRSLKPVCLLQLCRLGVIVYDWLDIPWLKRYYNFGFDHFNMSRKKVGGVEGIKGLLLGNSGTSTPFASGDWILPDLTIQGSIRINAHLSTFPNTYYFSYATKRTMKLMNTTITIPSTIFGIHPLLFIRLLQMTQWRHPSDATPPYKAYKDQDWWDNDGALNTMSMTHPRLPHEHPSQQLFNDSDCHPLQPGIWYYKFVEGDHILFVMNRERAGLQFDLIYDTIFRRCRKYVFRKMIPPSPNQQQQQLHQS